Below is a genomic region from Bacillota bacterium.
GACAACCCGGCCCTGCCCCGCTATTATGTAGGACAAAGCATAACGTGAACCTCACTCTCAAGAAAGGGTGAGGTAGAGGCGCGGGGTACCATGAGTAGGGCCGCAGGGTGGCACCAGTGACCGGTCAGAAAGGGGTCCCCGCCGAAATCCCGTCTTGGGCCAGCCAAGCGGGGTTGGGCCTGCGTCCGAACAGGTGCAGGACTGTCACCGGGGGAGAGCCCCGCTTACCCGGTGGAGAGCTATCTCACTTGGGGACATTGAGGGTGACTCTGGGCACCCACAGGGTGCCTTATTGTCTTTCGAAGGGAGGAGAGTGAGTCATGGTTTTGCCCGAGACTATGGCGGTGAATGCTCTAGGGGAACTCGTTATTGGCGGGGAGACTGCAGGAGACCTCGCCCGCCGCTTCGGTACGCCCTTGCTGGTGTACGATGAGGAACTAATCCGAAAGCGTTGCAGGGAGTACATGACCGCTCTTGCCCGGTCCTATCCGAGGTTCTTCGTGGCCTTCGCGGGAAAGGCCTTCATGACCCAGGCCACAGCAGTGATCATGGCCCAGGAGGGTCTCGGCCTCGACCTGGTCTCCGGAGGAGAGATCTACACGGCGCTCAAGGCGGGTTTTTCGCCAGACAGGATCCAGTTCAACGGCAACAACAAGAGCGACCATGAGCTCTCCATGGCGGTCAAGGCCGGTATAGGGCGGGTTATCGCCGACGGCTTCCAGGAACTCTACGCCCTGGACGAGATAGCCAGGGCACACGGTGTCGTCCAGGACATACTCCTCCGCGTCACACCTGGCGTGGAGGCTCACACCCACGAATATACCCAGACAGGACAGGAGGATTCCAAGTTCGGGTTCTCCGTGGGAGACGGCAGCGCCCTGGAGGCCGTGGCCCAAGCCCTGTCCCTGCCGGGCCTCTCTCTCAGGGGGATACACTGCCATGTGGGTTCCCAGGTGCTGGACCTCTCGCCGTTTCGCCTAGCCGCTGCGATCATGATGGATTTCCGTGCCCGCATCTACCAGGAGACCGGTGCTCTGCTGGATGAGGTGAACCTGGGAGGAGGCCTCGGAATCCGCTACCAGGATTGCGATGCACCCCCCAGGATCCAGGACTATGTGGACGCGGTGAGCCAAGCCGTCCGGGAGGCCTGCCGCCGCCATTCACTGCCCCTACCCGTGCTCCAGCTGGAGCCCGGGCGTTCTGTTGTAGGCGAAGCAGGAGTCACCCTTTACACTGTTGGCACGATC
It encodes:
- the lysA gene encoding diaminopimelate decarboxylase, with protein sequence MVLPETMAVNALGELVIGGETAGDLARRFGTPLLVYDEELIRKRCREYMTALARSYPRFFVAFAGKAFMTQATAVIMAQEGLGLDLVSGGEIYTALKAGFSPDRIQFNGNNKSDHELSMAVKAGIGRVIADGFQELYALDEIARAHGVVQDILLRVTPGVEAHTHEYTQTGQEDSKFGFSVGDGSALEAVAQALSLPGLSLRGIHCHVGSQVLDLSPFRLAAAIMMDFRARIYQETGALLDEVNLGGGLGIRYQDCDAPPRIQDYVDAVSQAVREACRRHSLPLPVLQLEPGRSVVGEAGVTLYTVGTIKEIPGLRTYVSVDGGMTDNPRPALYGARYSAILAQRAKEDPARQYTIAGRCCESGDVLIWDIDLPEVTRGDILAVFSTGAYHYSMASNYNRCPKPTVVLVSQGMADPIVERETYEDLVAKDRIPARLRKGVEATGRACS